From one Bacteroides fragilis NCTC 9343 genomic stretch:
- a CDS encoding hybrid sensor histidine kinase/response regulator transcription factor has protein sequence MKYIYRTYLSLLYFLCLLFCLPLEVHAYSLRQFSNRAGLSNSAILSLHQDDRGIIWIGSCDGMNIFDGTDIHLYTPINSSKTLLSGNLINQIIESEKDILWVQTNYGLNRLDTKQQTSQSFTEFKGQYFMANNKDDMLFILKDDGYLYYYQREAQSFNRLEIPNLEFSHVLSMTVDSNNILWIFTSNEETQSYRIENTKQGLILTRKNLFTHSCKLYHAFAEKDMAYFIDETYALYEYDFNNRQAYYIADLRGQIEVHGEVSSIIKQKNDYYIGFKNSGLIVLKYMSSQKMKYQIQKTEIHSGIFCLMKDKFQDIVWIGTDGQGVYMYYNDTFSITNTLLDTPVYQISNPVRALYYDQEQTLWIGTKGSGILRIKKYTPDNSMPMSSDRITPYNSALADNSVYCFAPGCKDKLWIGTENGINYYSYLSRQLKELPIIANGEKVKYVHSIKQPNDTTLWVSTVGEGIVKVIFDASTATPTVKSASRTVIDNGRMASNYFFTSYQENDSILWFGNRGCGAYRMNVETGEMIPHRFDSIVSSQTANDIFAIYKNAKGYWLGTSSGLLYLEQDDSLYTKADLFLNNTVHGVLEDHQGDLWLSTNQGLIRFNPETRTGQTYNSGNGLEITEFSDGAFYKDVVSETLFFGGTNGFISIQTNDCITEEYMPQITLKGLSIFGKEHNIHKFLYEKEGKTILQLDYSQNFFQLNFMAIDYINGNNYSFYYKLEEMSNQWIENGTSTSAIFSNLAPGEYSLLVKYKNNINGQESQTQSVIIRITPPWYLSPLAYMVYFILFALLCTAGIYRLIYIYRRKQHRMLDKMNREKKEEIYESKLRFFTNITHEFCTPLTLIYGPCEKILANPEIDAYTQKYAKMIQQNTEKLNNLILELLEFRRLETGNKVLSIQQLSVSEKVRSIAESFEELAENKEMNYQLHISPGIEWNTDISCFNKIVSNLISNAFKYTPDKGIITIELKVENQSLIFCISNSGKGIAKENLSKIFDRYKILDSVEMNGKNSRTGLGLAICKSMITQLNGEISVNSVLYEMTTFTVTLPNLPITERETTQTTYETGLLHTATEEPIVLEKTAIEFDTGKRTIMVIDDDNSMLWFVSELFADKYNVRSFDNAKDALSSLEQKQPDLIISDVMMPGIDGLSFAQKIKQHKLWSHIPLILLSALHHEDDQVKGIESGAEAYVTKPFNVKYLEKIVYRLIKREADLKEYYSSIFSSFTMEHGNCIHKEDQEFLDKMLEIIEKNIANPDLQMELLSSEMGYSTRQFYRKLKPITEQSPADIIKEYRLTMAERLLIAKNLTIEEIMDQTGFNNRGTFYKLFSKRYGMPPRQYREQQKENVKKEKISDE, from the coding sequence ATGAAATACATTTATCGAACATACTTGTCACTACTGTATTTTCTTTGCTTACTATTTTGCCTGCCTTTGGAGGTTCATGCATACAGTTTGAGACAATTTTCCAATAGAGCTGGTCTTTCAAATAGTGCTATTCTCTCTCTTCATCAGGATGATCGGGGCATCATTTGGATCGGCTCTTGCGATGGCATGAATATCTTTGATGGAACCGACATACATTTGTATACCCCAATAAACTCTTCCAAAACCTTACTTTCCGGAAACTTGATAAATCAAATCATCGAATCGGAGAAGGATATATTATGGGTGCAGACTAATTATGGATTGAATCGCTTAGATACCAAGCAACAGACCAGTCAGAGTTTCACTGAATTCAAAGGGCAATACTTTATGGCTAACAATAAGGATGACATGCTTTTTATTCTGAAAGATGATGGCTATCTTTATTATTATCAGCGAGAAGCACAATCTTTCAATAGATTGGAGATTCCCAATCTTGAATTTAGCCATGTACTCTCTATGACTGTAGATTCAAACAATATTTTATGGATATTTACCTCCAATGAAGAGACTCAAAGTTATCGTATTGAGAATACAAAACAGGGGCTGATATTAACCCGTAAGAATCTTTTTACGCATTCGTGTAAATTATACCATGCCTTTGCCGAGAAAGATATGGCTTACTTTATTGACGAAACCTACGCTCTTTACGAATATGATTTTAATAACCGGCAAGCATACTATATAGCTGACCTAAGAGGTCAGATTGAAGTGCATGGGGAAGTATCTTCCATCATCAAGCAAAAAAACGATTACTACATCGGTTTCAAAAACAGTGGTCTCATTGTTCTAAAATATATGTCCTCTCAAAAGATGAAATATCAGATACAGAAAACAGAAATACATTCCGGTATTTTCTGTCTGATGAAAGATAAATTTCAAGATATTGTATGGATAGGAACAGACGGACAAGGTGTATACATGTATTATAATGACACCTTTTCTATTACCAATACTCTTTTAGACACTCCTGTATATCAAATAAGTAATCCGGTTAGGGCTCTTTACTACGATCAGGAGCAAACGCTTTGGATAGGAACCAAAGGAAGTGGGATACTCCGCATTAAAAAGTATACTCCGGATAACAGTATGCCTATGTCGTCTGATCGGATTACACCATATAATAGTGCGCTGGCAGATAATTCCGTCTATTGTTTTGCTCCCGGATGCAAAGATAAATTGTGGATCGGAACCGAAAATGGAATTAATTATTATTCGTACTTAAGCAGGCAATTAAAAGAACTGCCTATCATTGCCAATGGAGAAAAAGTGAAGTATGTGCATTCTATAAAACAACCGAATGATACGACCTTATGGGTATCTACGGTAGGTGAAGGCATTGTAAAAGTTATCTTTGATGCTTCTACTGCTACTCCTACTGTAAAATCTGCTTCCCGTACTGTTATTGATAACGGGCGTATGGCTTCGAACTATTTCTTTACTTCTTACCAGGAAAACGACTCCATACTTTGGTTTGGCAATCGTGGTTGCGGTGCATACCGCATGAATGTAGAGACAGGGGAAATGATTCCGCATCGTTTTGACAGTATTGTAAGCAGTCAGACAGCTAACGACATTTTTGCTATTTACAAAAACGCAAAAGGTTATTGGTTAGGAACTAGCTCGGGGTTGTTGTATCTTGAACAAGATGATTCCTTATATACGAAAGCGGACTTGTTTTTAAATAACACTGTACACGGAGTTTTAGAGGACCACCAAGGCGATCTTTGGTTGAGTACCAACCAGGGATTGATACGTTTCAACCCCGAGACTCGTACAGGGCAAACCTATAACAGTGGAAATGGATTGGAAATCACCGAGTTCAGTGATGGTGCTTTCTATAAAGATGTCGTTTCGGAAACACTGTTTTTTGGAGGTACAAATGGTTTTATTTCCATTCAGACAAATGACTGTATCACCGAAGAGTATATGCCGCAAATCACCCTGAAAGGACTGTCTATCTTTGGCAAAGAACACAATATTCATAAGTTTCTTTATGAAAAGGAGGGTAAAACAATCCTTCAACTGGATTACAGTCAGAACTTCTTTCAGCTAAATTTTATGGCTATTGATTACATCAATGGCAACAACTATTCTTTTTATTATAAGCTTGAAGAAATGAGCAACCAATGGATAGAAAACGGAACATCCACCAGCGCTATTTTCTCTAATCTTGCTCCGGGTGAATATTCTTTATTAGTAAAATACAAAAACAATATAAACGGGCAAGAAAGCCAAACACAGTCCGTCATTATCCGTATCACTCCGCCGTGGTATCTCAGTCCGCTGGCCTATATGGTATATTTCATTCTATTTGCACTGTTGTGCACTGCAGGGATATATAGGCTCATTTATATATACCGTCGCAAACAACACCGTATGTTGGACAAGATGAACCGGGAGAAGAAAGAAGAAATCTACGAATCAAAATTGCGTTTTTTCACTAATATCACTCATGAATTCTGTACGCCACTGACCTTGATTTATGGTCCTTGTGAGAAGATACTTGCCAATCCGGAGATTGACGCATACACTCAGAAGTATGCAAAGATGATACAACAAAATACTGAAAAACTGAATAATCTGATTTTAGAGTTACTTGAATTTCGCAGATTGGAAACCGGCAATAAAGTACTTTCTATTCAACAGTTATCCGTGTCGGAAAAGGTTAGAAGCATAGCGGAATCTTTCGAAGAACTGGCTGAAAATAAAGAAATGAATTATCAGTTGCATATTTCTCCGGGCATTGAATGGAATACGGATATCAGTTGCTTTAATAAGATTGTCAGCAATTTAATATCCAACGCTTTTAAGTACACGCCCGACAAAGGAATTATCACAATAGAGTTGAAAGTGGAAAACCAGTCGTTAATTTTTTGTATATCCAATTCTGGAAAAGGGATAGCCAAAGAAAATTTATCCAAAATATTCGATCGTTATAAAATATTGGATTCTGTTGAGATGAACGGTAAGAATTCTCGTACAGGACTTGGATTAGCTATTTGTAAGAGCATGATTACGCAGTTGAATGGGGAAATCAGCGTAAATAGTGTTCTCTATGAAATGACAACATTCACCGTTACCTTGCCCAATCTTCCCATAACTGAACGGGAAACTACACAAACTACTTATGAAACCGGACTATTACATACGGCTACGGAGGAACCTATTGTTTTAGAAAAGACTGCCATAGAGTTTGATACGGGTAAACGGACCATCATGGTTATTGATGATGATAATTCCATGTTATGGTTCGTTTCAGAACTTTTTGCAGACAAATACAATGTGCGCTCTTTTGATAATGCAAAAGATGCATTGAGCAGTCTGGAGCAGAAGCAACCCGACTTAATTATTTCAGACGTCATGATGCCCGGTATCGATGGACTATCGTTTGCTCAGAAGATAAAGCAACACAAATTATGGAGTCACATTCCACTGATCCTCCTTTCCGCCCTACATCACGAAGACGATCAGGTAAAGGGCATCGAGTCAGGAGCAGAAGCCTATGTTACCAAACCTTTTAACGTGAAGTATCTGGAGAAAATCGTTTATCGTCTCATCAAACGGGAGGCAGACTTGAAAGAATATTATAGCTCTATTTTCAGTTCCTTCACTATGGAACATGGCAATTGTATACATAAAGAAGATCAGGAGTTCCTGGATAAAATGCTCGAGATTATAGAGAAGAATATTGCAAATCCCGATTTACAAATGGAATTGCTAAGTAGTGAGATGGGGTATAGTACCCGCCAGTTCTACCGGAAACTAAAACCGATAACCGAACAGTCTCCTGCTGATATCATTAAGGAATACCGTCTAACAATGGCAGAACGACTGTTAATAGCCAAGAATCTTACTATTGAAGAGATTATGGACCAGACCGGATTCAACAACCGCGGAACATTCTATAAACTGTTCTCGAAAAGGTATGGCATGCCTCCGCGACAGTATAGAGAGCAACAAAAGGAAAATGTAAAGAAGGAGAAGATATCAGACGAATAG
- a CDS encoding glycoside hydrolase family 97 protein — protein MKKQLLLLLIFSISLYVQGQNIHKLASPDGNIQISVNLSDKIYYDVICRNETLLKQCHLAMEIGDQELGTNPKMTKVSHKNIDESLKPVIPLKFSSVSNRYNQLLLDFKGGYSVEFRAFNDGIAYRFITNKKGMINVKNETLQVNFPGNYLLHMQQSGSFKTAYEEEYTHLYSKEWKSSASMALLPILIDTQKGSKILISETSLTDYPAVFLKSNGSNGMVSVFPKVPLEFGEDGDRSVKILKEADYIAQTSGKRNFPWRYFVISTEDSQLIENTMSYRLAEKNILEDTSWIKPGLASWEWWNGATPYGPDVNFVAGCNLDTYKYFIDFAANYGIPYIIMDEGWAMSTRDPYTPNPAVDVHELIRYGKEKNVGIVLWLTWLTVENNFGLFETFEKWGVKGVKIDFMDRSDQWMVNYYERVAREAAKHHLFVDFHGAFKPAGLEYKYPNVLSYEGVRGMEQMGGCRPDNSIYLPFMRNAVGAMDYTPGAMLSMQPEIYCSERPNSASIGTRAYQMALFVIFESGLQMMADNPTLYYRNDECTRYITQVPQTWDETIALKAKAGEYVIVAKRKGDKWYIGGMTNNRQQERTFELDFDFLKEGQSYRMTSFEDGVNANRQAMDYRKKEYTLKKGDKIIVRLARNGGFASVIE, from the coding sequence ATGAAAAAACAATTACTGCTGCTATTAATTTTCAGTATTTCTTTGTATGTTCAGGGACAGAACATACATAAGCTGGCTTCGCCGGATGGGAATATTCAGATTTCAGTGAATCTTTCAGATAAAATCTACTACGATGTCATTTGCCGGAATGAGACATTGTTAAAGCAGTGTCACCTTGCAATGGAAATCGGTGACCAGGAATTGGGAACGAATCCTAAAATGACTAAAGTAAGCCATAAGAATATAGACGAGTCTTTAAAGCCTGTTATTCCATTGAAATTTTCGTCTGTAAGTAATCGGTACAACCAACTTCTTCTAGACTTCAAAGGAGGTTATTCCGTAGAGTTTCGTGCCTTCAATGACGGAATTGCCTACCGTTTTATAACCAATAAAAAAGGAATGATCAATGTGAAGAATGAGACCCTCCAAGTGAACTTCCCTGGTAATTATTTGCTACACATGCAACAGTCCGGAAGTTTTAAAACGGCTTATGAAGAAGAATATACCCATTTGTATAGCAAAGAATGGAAATCATCTGCCTCAATGGCTTTATTGCCAATTCTGATTGATACTCAAAAAGGAAGTAAGATATTAATCAGTGAAACATCACTAACCGATTATCCGGCTGTTTTTCTGAAAAGTAATGGCAGCAATGGTATGGTTTCTGTATTTCCCAAAGTACCTCTTGAATTTGGAGAAGACGGTGATCGGAGTGTCAAAATACTGAAAGAAGCCGACTATATAGCACAAACCAGTGGAAAGCGTAATTTCCCTTGGCGCTATTTTGTCATTAGTACAGAAGATAGCCAACTCATTGAGAATACGATGTCTTATAGATTGGCCGAAAAGAACATATTGGAAGATACTTCCTGGATTAAGCCCGGATTGGCAAGCTGGGAATGGTGGAACGGTGCTACTCCCTACGGACCGGATGTTAATTTTGTAGCAGGATGCAATCTCGATACTTACAAATATTTTATTGATTTTGCTGCTAATTATGGTATACCATATATTATTATGGACGAGGGCTGGGCTATGAGTACCCGTGATCCCTATACACCAAATCCTGCGGTAGATGTGCATGAACTCATTCGTTATGGCAAAGAAAAAAATGTAGGCATTGTGCTTTGGTTGACATGGCTCACTGTAGAAAACAATTTCGGGCTGTTTGAGACTTTCGAGAAATGGGGTGTGAAGGGAGTCAAAATCGACTTCATGGACAGAAGTGACCAGTGGATGGTGAATTATTATGAAAGAGTAGCCCGAGAGGCTGCCAAGCACCATCTGTTTGTCGATTTTCATGGGGCATTTAAGCCTGCCGGATTGGAATATAAGTATCCGAATGTATTGTCTTATGAGGGCGTAAGAGGAATGGAACAAATGGGTGGATGTCGACCGGACAACAGCATATATTTGCCTTTTATGAGAAATGCGGTTGGTGCAATGGACTATACGCCGGGTGCCATGCTTAGTATGCAACCGGAAATTTATTGTTCCGAACGTCCTAATTCAGCCAGTATAGGTACACGAGCTTACCAAATGGCTTTATTTGTTATTTTCGAAAGTGGGTTGCAGATGATGGCGGACAATCCTACACTTTACTATCGCAATGACGAATGTACCCGATATATTACTCAAGTCCCGCAGACATGGGATGAAACCATTGCTTTGAAAGCTAAGGCTGGGGAATATGTGATTGTGGCAAAACGTAAAGGAGATAAGTGGTATATCGGTGGCATGACTAACAACCGACAGCAAGAGAGAACCTTTGAATTGGATTTTGACTTCCTGAAAGAAGGACAATCTTATCGGATGACTTCTTTTGAGGATGGGGTTAATGCTAACCGACAAGCTATGGATTACAGAAAAAAAGAATATACTCTTAAAAAAGGAGATAAAATAATAGTGCGTCTGGCACGTAACGGAGGATTTGCCTCTGTCATTGAGTGA